A window of Nomascus leucogenys isolate Asia chromosome X, Asia_NLE_v1, whole genome shotgun sequence contains these coding sequences:
- the DNASE1L1 gene encoding deoxyribonuclease-1-like 1 isoform X1, which produces MHYPTALLFLILASGAQAFRICAFNAQRLTLAKVAREQVMDTLVRILARCDIMVLQEVVDSSGSAIPLLLRELNRFDGSGPYSTLSSPQLGRSTYMETYVYFYRSHKTQVLSSYVYNDEDDVFAREPFVAQFSLPSNVLPSLVLVPLHTTPKDAENELNALHDVFLEVSQHWQSKDVILLGDFNADCASLTKKRLDKLELRTEPGFHWVIADGEDTTVRASTHCTYDRIVLHGERCRSLLHTAAAFDFPTSFQLTEEEALNISDHYPVEVELKLSQAHSVQPLSLTVLLLLSLLSPQLCPVA; this is translated from the exons ATGCACTACCCAACTGcactcctcttcctcatcctggCCAGTGGGGCCCAGGCCTTTCGCATCTGCGCCTTCAATGCCCAGCGGCTGACGCTGGCCAAGGTGGCCAGGGAGCAGGTGATGGACACCTTAGTTCGG ATACTGGCTCGCTGTGACATCATGGTGCTGCAGGAGGTGGTGGACTCTTCTGGCAGCGCCATCCCCCTCCTGCTTCGAGAACTCAATCG ATTTGATGGCTCTGGGCCCTACAGCACCCTGAGCAGCCCCCAGCTGGGGCGCAGCACCTACATGGAGACGTACGTGTACTTCTATCG GTCACACAAAACACAGGTCCTGAGTTCCTACGTGTACAACGATGAGGATGATGTCTTTGCCCGGGAGCCATTTGTGGCCCAGTTCTCTTTGCCCAGCAATG TCCTTCCCAGCCTGgtgttggtgccactgcacaccactccTAAGGACGCAGAGAACGAGCTGAACGCCCTCCACGATGTGTTTCTGGAGGTCTCCCAGCACTGGCAGAGCAAG GATGTGATCCTGCTCGGGGACTTCAATGCTGACTGCGCTTCACTGACCAAAAAGCGCCTGGACAAGCTGGAGCTGCGGACTGAACCAGGCTTCCACTGGGTGATTGCCGACGGGGAGGACACCACAGTGCGGGCCAGCACCCACTGCACCTATGACCGCATCGTGCTGCACGGGGAGCGCTGCCGGAGTCTGCTGCACACTGCGGCCGCCTTTGACTTCCCCACGAGCTTCCAGCTCACCGAGGAGGAG GCCCTGAACATCAGTGACCACTACCCCGTGGAGGTGGAGCTGAAGCTGAGCCAGGCGCACAGCGTCCAGCCTCTCAGCCTCACTGTTCTGTTGCTGCTGTCACTCCTGTCCCCTCAGCTGTGCCCTGTCGCCTGA
- the DNASE1L1 gene encoding deoxyribonuclease-1-like 1 isoform X2, whose product MHYPTALLFLILASGAQAFRICAFNAQRLTLAKVAREQVMDTLVRILARCDIMVLQEVVDSSGSAIPLLLRELNRFDGSGPYSTLSSPQLGRSTYMETSHKTQVLSSYVYNDEDDVFAREPFVAQFSLPSNVLPSLVLVPLHTTPKDAENELNALHDVFLEVSQHWQSKDVILLGDFNADCASLTKKRLDKLELRTEPGFHWVIADGEDTTVRASTHCTYDRIVLHGERCRSLLHTAAAFDFPTSFQLTEEEALNISDHYPVEVELKLSQAHSVQPLSLTVLLLLSLLSPQLCPVA is encoded by the exons ATGCACTACCCAACTGcactcctcttcctcatcctggCCAGTGGGGCCCAGGCCTTTCGCATCTGCGCCTTCAATGCCCAGCGGCTGACGCTGGCCAAGGTGGCCAGGGAGCAGGTGATGGACACCTTAGTTCGG ATACTGGCTCGCTGTGACATCATGGTGCTGCAGGAGGTGGTGGACTCTTCTGGCAGCGCCATCCCCCTCCTGCTTCGAGAACTCAATCG ATTTGATGGCTCTGGGCCCTACAGCACCCTGAGCAGCCCCCAGCTGGGGCGCAGCACCTACATGGAGAC GTCACACAAAACACAGGTCCTGAGTTCCTACGTGTACAACGATGAGGATGATGTCTTTGCCCGGGAGCCATTTGTGGCCCAGTTCTCTTTGCCCAGCAATG TCCTTCCCAGCCTGgtgttggtgccactgcacaccactccTAAGGACGCAGAGAACGAGCTGAACGCCCTCCACGATGTGTTTCTGGAGGTCTCCCAGCACTGGCAGAGCAAG GATGTGATCCTGCTCGGGGACTTCAATGCTGACTGCGCTTCACTGACCAAAAAGCGCCTGGACAAGCTGGAGCTGCGGACTGAACCAGGCTTCCACTGGGTGATTGCCGACGGGGAGGACACCACAGTGCGGGCCAGCACCCACTGCACCTATGACCGCATCGTGCTGCACGGGGAGCGCTGCCGGAGTCTGCTGCACACTGCGGCCGCCTTTGACTTCCCCACGAGCTTCCAGCTCACCGAGGAGGAG GCCCTGAACATCAGTGACCACTACCCCGTGGAGGTGGAGCTGAAGCTGAGCCAGGCGCACAGCGTCCAGCCTCTCAGCCTCACTGTTCTGTTGCTGCTGTCACTCCTGTCCCCTCAGCTGTGCCCTGTCGCCTGA
- the RPL10 gene encoding 60S ribosomal protein L10: MGRRPARCYRYCKNKPYPKSRFCRGVPDAKIRIFDLGRKKAKVDEFPLCGHMVSDEYEQLSSEALEAARICANKYMVKSCGKDGFHIRVRLHPFHVIRINKMLSCAGADRLQTGMRGAFGKPQGTVARVHIGQVIMSIRTKLQNKEHVIEALRRAKFKFPGRQKIHISKKWGFTKFNADEFEDMVAEKRLIPDGCGVKYIPNRGPLDKWRALHS; this comes from the exons ATGGGCCGCCGCCCCGCCCGTTG TTACCGGTATTGTAAGAACAAGCCGTACCCAAAGTCTCGCTTCTGCCGAGGTGTCCCTG ATGCCAAGATTCGCATTTTTGACCTGGGGCGGAAGAAGGCAAAAGTGGATGAGTTTCCGCTCTGTGGCCACATGGTGTCAGATGAATATGAGCAGCTGTCCTCTGAAG CCCTGGAGGCTGCCCGAATTTGTGCCAATAAGTACATGGTAAAAAGTTGTGGTAAGGATGGCTTCCATATCCGGGTGCGGCTCCACCCCTTCCACGTCATCCGCATCAACAAGATGTTGTCTTGTGCTGGGGCTGACAG GCTCCAAACAGGCATGCGAGGTGCCTTTGGAAAGCCCCAGGGCACTGTGGCCAGGGTTCACATTGGCCAAGTTATCATGTCCATCCGCACCAAGCTGCAGAACAAAGAGCATGTGATTGAGGCCCTGCGCAGGGCCAAGTTCAAGTTTCCTGGCCGCCAGAAG ATCCATATCTCAAAGAAATGGGGCTTCACCAAGTTCAATGCTGATGAATTTGAAGACATGGTGGCTGAGAAGCGGCTCATTCCAGATGGCTGTGGGGTCAAGTACATCCCCAATCGTGGCCCTCTGGACAagtggcgggccctgcactcatGA